GATCGACCTGCCGAACGCCGAGGTCGCGATCGTCGCCAGCGGGCTCGGCGGCTCGCGCCGCCAGGGCTCACAGCGCGCAGGCCGCACCATGCGACCGTCCGGCTCGGCGCTCGTGTACGTCCTCGCGACCCGCGGGTCGAGCGAGGAGGACTTCGCGCAGCGACAGATGCGACACCTCGCACGCAAGGGGATCCGGGTGCGAGAGACGAACGTCGCGGAGTGAGGCTGCCGCGGCGCCGACGCCGTGCGAGGTCGATGTCAGTCGACGCCGACGCCGTGCGACGACCGCCCCCTCCGTCGAAGGTTTCAACTCCCGGTCCGTCGACCTCGCGGTATGGACACCGACGAGTCCCCGACGGCCCCCAGTGCGTCCGACACCCCCACCGTCGCCGAGGCAGTCGTTGACCACATGCTCGACGCTGGGATCGACACCGCCTTCGGCATCCCCGGCAAGCAGACGCTTCCCTTAAATAGAGCGCTCGGCGAGCGCGACGCCCGCTTCGTCGTCGCGCGCCACGAGACCGCGGTGACACACCAGGCGTGGGGGTACGCCGAAACCAGCGAGTCCGGAGAAATGGCGGCGTCTATCGTCGTCCCCGGTCCCGGCGACATGAACGCGATGAACGGCTTGAAGAACGCCCTGAACGACTGCGTCCCGCTCTTGCATCTCGCGGTGGAGACCGAACGCGAGGTCCGCGGCGGCGAGGGGATCCACGAGACGCCGCCGGAGACGTACGACACGGTCGTCAAAGAGAACATCTTGGTCGACTCGCCCGCCGGCGCGGTCCCGGCCGTCGCGGAGGCGATCCGCGTCGCGCGTGAGCCCCCACAAGGGCCCGTCCGGGTCGGCATCCCGAAGGACGTGCTCGCGAGCCACACCCGACAGCCGGCGGTCGGCGATCGGAAGCCGGCGGCCCCGCCCGACCCGCCCGCGGCCGCGGTCGAACGGGCGACCGACCGCCTCGCCGCGGCCGACTCGCCGGTGATCCTCGCCGGCGGCGGCGTCCGGCGCGCCGGGGCGAGCGACTCGCTTCGCGCGGTCGCCGAGCGGCTCGACGCCCCGGTCGTGACGACGTATAAAGGAAAAGGGACGCTCCCGGAGACGCACGCCCTCTCCGCGGGCGTCCTCTGTGGCGGGTCGAGCGCCGAACTCCGCGACCTCCTCGCCGACGCGGACTGCGGACTGGTCGTCGGCTCCGACCTCGACGCGGTCGCGACCGCCACGTGGTCGGTGTCGCTCCCCGAGACCCTCGTTCACGTCACCCTCGACGGCGACGACATCGGCTTCGGCTACGAGACGGACCTCGGCATCGTCGCCGACGCGGACCGGTTCCTCCGAGCGCTCGAAGGCGAACTGCCGGCCGCCGACGCTGGCTCGGCCAGCGCGTCGACGTCGGCGTCGCGAGCGGTAACCGGCGCCGACCGCGCGACCGCCGTCAGGGTCGCGGACCGCGATCGGTTCGCGGCGCTCGCGGACGAGCGCGCCCCCGACGACCCCCTCAGATCCGTCGAGGTCCTCCGCGAGGTCCGCGAGGCGCTGCCGGCCGAGGCGGTCGTCGCCGCCGACGCGGGCGGGTTTCGGCTGTGGACGCTCGTCTCCTTCCTCGCGTCGGGGCCGTCGCGGTACGTGAATCCGGGGTCGTGGGCGACGATGGGAACGGGCGTCCCCGCCGCCATCGGCGCCAAACTGGCGAACCCCGACCGCGACGTGGTGGCGCTCACCGGCGACGGCGGGCTCATGATGTGCGTTCACGAACTTCACACTCTGGCCGCGGAAGATATCGACGTGACGGTCGTCGCGTTCAACAACGACGACTACGCGATCATCAGCGAGGAGGCGTCGCGATCCTACGACCTTCCGGGAGGGGCGTACGGCTGGGCGGAGACCGGCCTGGACCTCGTCGCCGTCGCGTCCGGAATGGGGCTCCGCGCCGACCGGGTGACCGAGCGCGACGCGGTCGGCGAGGCGGTCGCCGACGCGCTCGCCGTCGACGGACCGGCGCTCGTCGAAGTCGTCACCGACCCTGCAGAGCCGCAGGCGAGCGAGTGGATGACCCGCGAGCGCTGACCGACGCGTCGCCGTTTCGTTTATAATTGGTTTCTCTCGGCGTCGCGTCGCTCGTCGTGCCCATCGCGTCGGGCACTCCTCCCGGTTCGCTTCACGCCTCGCGTTTCGGGTATCTGAAGCGAACTATATACTCTCCCCCGGTCGACGTGACATATGCGCAACCCGTGGGTCCACGACGAGATGCCGGAGGGTGCCGGCACGGGGTACAACGGGCACGTTCGGCTCCTCGCGACCCTCGTGTGGGGCACCCTCGCGGTCGGCGTGGGCGGATTCATGCTGCTCTCGGGGACGGGGATCATCGACCCCGCGCTCGGGCAGTCCGCGGCGTCGGTGATATCCTACGTGGTCACCGCTGTGGCGGCCGCGCTGCTGCTCCCGCTCGTCTTGCGGCTCGTCCTCATCTCCCGGCTCCTCGCGACGATGGTGTTTCTCGGGGGGAGTTGGGGGCTCGGCCGATTCCTCTGGACGCGCGAATCGGCCCGCATCGAGCGACTGCTCACCGACAGCGAAGGCGTCGGCGCCGGCGCGGAGTCCGTCGATCGGCTGATCGAGGTGGTCGACGTGGCCTTCGCGGTCGTCACGGCGGCCGCGTGACGACGCGGGCGCGGTGGACCCGATCGACCGGCGCCTGCCGACCGAAGCGTGATGCTTAACAGCGGCCGTCGTGACTCCAATCCATGACTCACGCGAACGACGTGGCCGTCGGCATCGTCGGTCTCGGCGGCATCGGCCACCACCACGCGAACAAGCTCGTCGACCGCGGCGCGAACCTCGTCGGCGGGATGGATATCGATGCGGACGCGCGGACCAAGTTCCACGAGGAGTTCGGCGTCCACGCCTACGAGGACGAGTCGGCGCTGTACGACGCCTGTAGCGCCGTGTTGATCACGACGCCGAACCGCTTCCACGAGGAGTACGCGGTCTCGGCGCTCGAGGCCGGCCTCGACGTGCTCTTGGAGAAGCCGCTGGCGCACTCGGTCGAGAGCGCGGAGCGTATCGCCGCGGCCGCCCGCGCCGCCGAGGGGTTCTGTATGGTCGGGTTCAACAACCGCTTCGCGGAACCGGTACAGGTCGTCAAACAGTACCAAGACGAGGGGCGGTTCGGCGAGACCACCCACGTCGAGGCGAACTACGTCCGTCGCCGGGGCGTCCCCGGCCGCGGGTCGTGGTTCACCGCGAAGGACGTCGCCGGTGGCGGGGCGCTCATCGACATCGGCGTCCACGCCATCGACCTCGCGCTGTACTTCCTCGACCACCCCGATGTCGTCGAGGTGTCCGGGGAGACGCGCTCGGAGTTCGGCGGGCGCGACGACTACGCCTTCGTCAACATGTGGGGCGAGGACGCGGGCGCCGAGGGGTTCGACGTCGAGGACTCCGCCTCGGCGTTTATCCGTGACGCCGACGGCAACACCGTTTCGCTCGAAGTCGCGTGGGCGACGAACCGCCCCGCCGACAACGAGTTCGTGATTCGCGGGACGGAGGCCGGAGCGACGTTCGACCGCGAGAGCAACGAGCTCACGCTCCACGAGGCGGCCGCCTTCGGCGACGAACAGCACCACCTCTCGGACGCCGAAATCGAAGTCCGCGGAAGCGACAGCCACGCCGCCGAACAGGGGGTCTTCCTCGACGCTGTCGCGGCCGGAGAAGCGCCGAGCATCAACACCGTCGACGAGGCGCTTTTGGTCCAGCGAGTCATCGGCGCCATCTACCGGTCCTCGGAGCGCGGCGAGGCGGTCAGGCTCGACTGACGCGCGGTAGCGCGCGCGGACGTATCCGAACCTATTCGGTCCTGCGTCTCGTCTCGGGAACCAACTCGTGACCAGCGACGCCGGCCCGACGCCGCCCGCCGACCGCATCGTCAGCCTCGACGCGCTTCGCGGGGTCGCCCTGCTCGGGATTCTCCTGATCAACGTCTGGGTGTTCGCGATGCCCGAACAGACCCTGCTCAACCCGAGGGTGTACGGCGACTTCACCGGCGCGAACTACTGGGCGTGGGCCATCCCCCACGTCTTCGCGCAAAACAAGTTCATCACGCTGTTCTCGGCGCTGTTCGGCGCGGGCATCCTGCTCTTCATCGACAGCAAAGAGGCGAAAGGCCAGAACGCGGTTCGGCTCCACTACCGCCGGACGGCGATTCTCATCGCCATCGGCCTCCTGCACGCGTACCTGCTGTGGTACGGCGACATCCTCGTCGCGTACGGGGTGACGGCGCTCGTCGTCGTCGCGTTCCGCGATTTCAGCGCGCGAAAACTCGCCGGGCTCAGCCTGGTCTTCCTCTCGTTCCTGCCGGTCGTCGAGCTGTTCGCCGCGTTCACCATCGGCGGCGACGCCATCGCGTCGGGGTGGGCTCCGGCGGAGGCCGCGATCCGCCAGCAGGTGGCGGCGTACCGCGGCGGGTGGGTCCAACAGCTCAGTCACCGCGTCCCCTCGTCGTTCAGCCGGCAGACGGTCGGCCTACTCAACGGGTCCTTCTGGCAGATCGGCGGCACCATGCTGCTCGGCATGGCGCTGTACCGCTGGGGCGTGTTGACGGGCGAGCGGTCGGCCGCCCTGTATCGGCGACTCGTCGCGTTCGGCGTCGTCGGGCTGGCCATCACGGTCGCCGGCGTGTTCTACATCGAGGCCAACGACTGGAGCGCCGACGCCGCGCTGGTCTGGCGGCAGTTCATCTACGTCGGGAGTTTCCCCCTCGCCGGCGGCTACCTCGGACTCGTCATGTTGTACACCCGTCGTCGGCCGGACGGACCGATAACGCGCGCGCTCGCCGCGGTGGGCCGGACGGCCTTCACGAACTACCTCCTGCAGACGGTGATAGCGACCACCGTCTTCTACGGCCACGGGCTCGGGCTGTTCGGCTTCGTCAGCCGGGTCGAACTGCTGGGCTTCGTCGTCGCCGTGTGGGCGGTCCAGATCGCGCTGTCGGTGGCGTGGCTCCGCCGCTTCCGGTTCGGTCCCGTCGAGTGGGTGTGGCGGACGCTCACCTACGGCGAGCGACAACCGATGCGGAATCCGGAGTAGGCGTCGGCTCTCGCACCCCCCGTGCTCTTTTAAAAAGCGGCCGCCGCTACTCCCCGTCGATCACCTGATTCGAGAGCGTCCCGACCCCCTCGTAGGTGATCTCCACCCGCTCGCCCGGCTCGACGAGTCCCGGATTCGCCGGACTCCCGAACGCGATACAGTCGCCGGGTTCGAACGTGAACCGCTTCGAGAGGTACGAGACGATCTCGTGCGGGCCGAACAGCATCAGCTCGGTGTTGGCGTCTTGGCGCTGCTCGCCGCCGACAGTCGTCGAGATGTCGAGGCTCGTCGGGTCCACGTCGGTCTCGATCCACGGGCCGAGGGGGGCGGAGCCATCGAACGCCTTCCGCGCCGTCCGCCCCTGCTGGTCGAGGGCGTCCACGTCGTTCATGATGGTGTACCCGCGGACGACGTCGGCGGCCTCGTCGGGGGCGACATCGCGGCACCGCTCACCGACGACGGCGACCAACTCCCCGGCGTAGGTCAGCTCGTCGGTCCAGTCGGGGTACCGAATCCGCTCGCCGTGCGCGAGCAGGCTCGCCGGCGGCTTGATGAAGAAGTCCGGCTCCTCGGGGCGCTCGTACTCCATCTGGTCGAGCGTCGCCGCGTAGTTGCGGCCGACGCAGTAGAGCGCGCTCGGGTCACAGGGCGGGAGCAGCCGGCCGTCGCGACCGACCTCGTATCGACCGTCGTCGGTGACGATCGTTCCGTCCTCGTAGCGTCCCGATACGGGCCCCTCCGGCGTGAGCAGTCGAGCGAGTCGCATGGGTCGGACTCTCCGTGTGGCGCCGAAAAGGCGTCGGTGGCTGCAAGCGAGGCGCCCGACCGGGGCCGTGGCACCGCCCCCCTCACTCGGCGTCGCCGCCGTCCGGCAGGCCGATCACGACGCCCGACCGGATCTCCAGCGCGGTCTCGAACTCCGAGCGACGCTCCCTGCCGCCGACGCGTTCGACGGCGGCCTCGTGGGCTCTGACGACCGCGTCGCGCTCGCGGTCCGAGAGGCCGAGCCGGTCGCCCACCCCCTCCCAGTGGTCGGGTTCGACGAGGAACGCCTCGCGGTCGGCCGTGGCCGCAATCTGCTCGTACCGTCTGCGGTAGTCGTCGAGGTGCGGCCCGAGGTCGGCCTGCACGCACGCGAGCAGTTCCGGGAGGCGTCCGGCGGGGACGCTCGCGAGCGCGGCCGACTTCACGAGCGCCGTCCCCTCGATCGGATACGGACCGGGGTCGTCGTCGGCCATCAGCCGCCGGCGCGCATCGCCTTCTGCCGGTACTTCGGAAGCAGCGCGGCGAGCGCGTCCGGGTCGCCCGCGAACGCCGCGGTCACTTCGGTGAGCGAGATGGAGCCGGCGGCGTTCACCGTCTCGGCGCTGAGTGCGACCCGCCAGCCGTCGCCGTCGACCCGAGTCGCCTCCGCGGGGTCGTCGGTGCCGACGAGGGTCCCGCCGAGGTTCGTGAGGTAGTGGGCCGCCAAGCGCCGGGAGATGCCCCGATACGCGACCGTCTCGCGGTCCCATCCCGGTTCGGTCGGCGGGAGGTCGCTCTCGGGTGTATCGCCGTCGGGTGTATCGCCCTCGGGCGTGTCGTTGTCGCTCTCGTTACCGTCGCTCCCGGCACCGTCGCTTCCCCCGCCCGTCATGTCCCGCCCGCCACCGGGGGGAACACCGAGACCCGGTCGCCGTCGTCTAAGGTCGTCTCTAACCCCTCCAAGTGGAGTACCTCGCGGCCGTTTTTTAAGACGTTAATCTGTGGCGCGAGGTCGCCGTCGACGATCAGACGCCCCTCCATCCCCTCGTACTCCGCCTCTAACTCGCGGAGCACGTCGCCGACGGTCGAGTCGTCCGCGAACGACGCGGTGACGGTCTTCCCGCCGGCGGCCTCGCGAAACGTCGCAAAGAATCGCAGTTCCAGTTCCATGGGCGATCAACGCACCGGGACGGCTTAAAAACGGGCGGCACCGGGGACGCTCCGCGGGGAGCGTACTTATAAATCTGACAGGCGGATCCCGTCTTCGACGAGCCGGAAGTTCTGCTCGCGCCCGAGGTCGTCGGCGAGCCACTCCTGTTCGTACAGTTGGCCGATGAGTTCGACGTAGAGGTTCCGCCACGCGATCGCGTAGATCGGCGACTGCCCCCACGCGCGCAGTTCCGGGACGAACTCGTGGTACGTGCTCGCCTGCGCCTCCATGCGCTCGACCGCGTCGGCGACGACCTCGGCCGCCTCGCTGGCGTCGGTGTCCGCGATCTCGTCGTTCAGCCGCGACTGGATCCCGGCGATCGCTCGCCGCATGTCCTGTTCGGCGGTGCCGTCCTCCTCGGGCAGCGACTCGACGACCCCTTTCGGCACGCCGAGTTCGATCTCTGGCATACGAGCAACTCCGGCGGCGACGCTCAAAAAACCCGCTCACCCGGTAACGCGGCCCTCGCTGACGCTGACGACGACCCGTCTCTACTACGGCGTCGGCGCGGCTTCCTGAAGCGCCGTCTCCGCGATGTTGCCGCCGTAATCGGCCGACCGGAGCACGGAGTCGACGACCAGGCCGAGCAGCTGCGCGCGGGCCGGATCGAGGTCGCGGAGCAGTTCGTCGATCGCTCGCACGCGCTCGTCGATCGCTCGCACGCCGGTGCGCGCGTCGTTCGCGAGCCGGGTCGCCTCGTCGTTGTCGTCGGCGAACAGCGCGTCCATCGCGGTGTCGATGACCTCCACGGCGTCACCGTGCAGTTCGCTCACCGCCTCCACGACGTCGTCGGGGAGCGGCTCGTCGATGTTGAGCGTCAGGTGAGCGATCTTGGTCGCGTGGTCGCCGATCCGCTCCAGCTGACGGGCGCTCGAGTGGTAGTCGAAACACTCCTCGCGGGGGAGCCCGAGCTCCTCGGCCGCTTTCGGCGTTCGGAGGGTCGAGCGAAAGATGCGCGAGACCACGAGCCAGAGTCGGTCGAGGTCGTCGTCGCGGCTGATAACGTCGTTTGCGATGTCGTGGTCGTGCTCGGACAGCGCGGTGATGGCGTCTTCGAGCATCGACAGCGAGATGAGCCGCATCCGCGTCACCGCGTTGTGGATCGACAGCTCAGAGGAGTCGAGTAAGTCCCGGATGACGACGCGGTCGCGGGTCTCCTCTAACACCTCCAAGCCGACGAGGCTCTGGACCGACTCGCGGACCGTGGACCGCTGTTCGGTGGTTATCTCGGCGCCCTCCAGTTCGATCACGTCGAAGCCGCTGACGTACATCGTCGTCACCGCGCGGGTGAGCGCACGCTCCGTGAGATTCGAGACGTCGAGCGTCCCGCGGGTCCGTTCCGCCTCCGAGCGCGGCGTGAGGAAAAGCGAGTCACCGTCCGGGTGGAACTCGATTTCGGTCCCGGCCTCGACGCCGTTGTCGGTCGCCCACGTCTTCGGTATCGAGACTGTGTACGTCGAGCCGCCGGTGACTTGCACTTTTCGCGTCTCCATATCGCAGTATGACGGCCCGTCCGATATAAACTTGGCTGAAATATATACACCTGACGAGCCGTCCCAAGACGAGGTTAGACCGTACTGAGGCCGCAATAGAAGAATAGTTGATGTCGAATGGGCTGTAATTTAATACCGGAGTAATGAGGGTATATATTTCTATATATCTGCACGAGACAGGACGCACGGCGGTCCCGCCGACGTTCGAGGGTGAACCTCGGGGTTGAGGCCGCCGGCGACCCACCTGTTCGGTATGCCAGTCGCGACTGTCGGCGAGACGGCGTCCCACGAGGTAGCGGTCACGACGGAGACGATCGACGCGTTCGCGGGGCTCTCCGGCGACGAGAACCCGATTCACCTCGACGAGTCGTACGCCGCGGAGACGATGTTCGGCGGTCGAGTCGCCCACGGGATGATCGCGGCCGCCGCCGTCTCGGCCGCCCTCGCGTCGCTGCCGGGGGACATCGTGTATCTCCAGCAGGACCTGTCGTTCGAGGACCCGGTTCGCCCCGGCGAGACGGT
This genomic window from Halorubrum sp. PV6 contains:
- a CDS encoding thiamine pyrophosphate-binding protein, whose product is MDTDESPTAPSASDTPTVAEAVVDHMLDAGIDTAFGIPGKQTLPLNRALGERDARFVVARHETAVTHQAWGYAETSESGEMAASIVVPGPGDMNAMNGLKNALNDCVPLLHLAVETEREVRGGEGIHETPPETYDTVVKENILVDSPAGAVPAVAEAIRVAREPPQGPVRVGIPKDVLASHTRQPAVGDRKPAAPPDPPAAAVERATDRLAAADSPVILAGGGVRRAGASDSLRAVAERLDAPVVTTYKGKGTLPETHALSAGVLCGGSSAELRDLLADADCGLVVGSDLDAVATATWSVSLPETLVHVTLDGDDIGFGYETDLGIVADADRFLRALEGELPAADAGSASASTSASRAVTGADRATAVRVADRDRFAALADERAPDDPLRSVEVLREVREALPAEAVVAADAGGFRLWTLVSFLASGPSRYVNPGSWATMGTGVPAAIGAKLANPDRDVVALTGDGGLMMCVHELHTLAAEDIDVTVVAFNNDDYAIISEEASRSYDLPGGAYGWAETGLDLVAVASGMGLRADRVTERDAVGEAVADALAVDGPALVEVVTDPAEPQASEWMTRER
- a CDS encoding Gfo/Idh/MocA family protein — translated: MTHANDVAVGIVGLGGIGHHHANKLVDRGANLVGGMDIDADARTKFHEEFGVHAYEDESALYDACSAVLITTPNRFHEEYAVSALEAGLDVLLEKPLAHSVESAERIAAAARAAEGFCMVGFNNRFAEPVQVVKQYQDEGRFGETTHVEANYVRRRGVPGRGSWFTAKDVAGGGALIDIGVHAIDLALYFLDHPDVVEVSGETRSEFGGRDDYAFVNMWGEDAGAEGFDVEDSASAFIRDADGNTVSLEVAWATNRPADNEFVIRGTEAGATFDRESNELTLHEAAAFGDEQHHLSDAEIEVRGSDSHAAEQGVFLDAVAAGEAPSINTVDEALLVQRVIGAIYRSSERGEAVRLD
- a CDS encoding DUF418 domain-containing protein, with the translated sequence MTSDAGPTPPADRIVSLDALRGVALLGILLINVWVFAMPEQTLLNPRVYGDFTGANYWAWAIPHVFAQNKFITLFSALFGAGILLFIDSKEAKGQNAVRLHYRRTAILIAIGLLHAYLLWYGDILVAYGVTALVVVAFRDFSARKLAGLSLVFLSFLPVVELFAAFTIGGDAIASGWAPAEAAIRQQVAAYRGGWVQQLSHRVPSSFSRQTVGLLNGSFWQIGGTMLLGMALYRWGVLTGERSAALYRRLVAFGVVGLAITVAGVFYIEANDWSADAALVWRQFIYVGSFPLAGGYLGLVMLYTRRRPDGPITRALAAVGRTAFTNYLLQTVIATTVFYGHGLGLFGFVSRVELLGFVVAVWAVQIALSVAWLRRFRFGPVEWVWRTLTYGERQPMRNPE
- a CDS encoding fumarylacetoacetate hydrolase family protein, producing MRLARLLTPEGPVSGRYEDGTIVTDDGRYEVGRDGRLLPPCDPSALYCVGRNYAATLDQMEYERPEEPDFFIKPPASLLAHGERIRYPDWTDELTYAGELVAVVGERCRDVAPDEAADVVRGYTIMNDVDALDQQGRTARKAFDGSAPLGPWIETDVDPTSLDISTTVGGEQRQDANTELMLFGPHEIVSYLSKRFTFEPGDCIAFGSPANPGLVEPGERVEITYEGVGTLSNQVIDGE
- a CDS encoding ubiquitin-like small modifier protein 1; this translates as MELELRFFATFREAAGGKTVTASFADDSTVGDVLRELEAEYEGMEGRLIVDGDLAPQINVLKNGREVLHLEGLETTLDDGDRVSVFPPVAGGT
- a CDS encoding phosphate uptake regulator PhoU, yielding METRKVQVTGGSTYTVSIPKTWATDNGVEAGTEIEFHPDGDSLFLTPRSEAERTRGTLDVSNLTERALTRAVTTMYVSGFDVIELEGAEITTEQRSTVRESVQSLVGLEVLEETRDRVVIRDLLDSSELSIHNAVTRMRLISLSMLEDAITALSEHDHDIANDVISRDDDLDRLWLVVSRIFRSTLRTPKAAEELGLPREECFDYHSSARQLERIGDHATKIAHLTLNIDEPLPDDVVEAVSELHGDAVEVIDTAMDALFADDNDEATRLANDARTGVRAIDERVRAIDELLRDLDPARAQLLGLVVDSVLRSADYGGNIAETALQEAAPTP
- a CDS encoding MaoC/PaaZ C-terminal domain-containing protein → MPVATVGETASHEVAVTTETIDAFAGLSGDENPIHLDESYAAETMFGGRVAHGMIAAAAVSAALASLPGDIVYLQQDLSFEDPVRPGETVRAAVEVTEHLGGDRLRARTEVFVDARDERVLDGEATVLSLPHDAA